The following coding sequences lie in one Trichoderma breve strain T069 chromosome 1, whole genome shotgun sequence genomic window:
- a CDS encoding enoyl-(Acyl carrier protein) reductase domain-containing protein, which yields MLRENGKVITMEETQQALSTADRTRKLLDLYEFGVATSIAEVVPGESGTSVTGLPKEASVGTKRFSDFDLAGNAFVVTGGARGLGLALAEALVEAGGKVYCLDRLPEPDQEWQRAQQRVVPEWGGTLEYKQLDVNNTAELNRLMEEIASENGGIQGVIAAAGIQQLTPAIDYTAEDVNKMIQTNYTAAFMTAQAAARMMLKYKSRGSICLVASMSGSVANKGLFSSAYNSSKAALIQLARNLAMEWSSVKANGEGGIRVNCLSPGHIVTPMVLKNFEEVPGLRETWSQENMMGRLAETSEFKGAGLFLMSNASTFMTGSNLVIDGGHTAW from the exons ATGTTGCGGGAAAACGGCAAAGTCATCACGATGGAAGAAACGCAACAGGCCCTTTCCACCGCAGATAGGACCCGGAAATTGCTCGACTTGTACGAGTTTGGTGTTGCAACCTCCATTGCGGAAGTTGTAC CCGGCGAGAGCGGTACCAGCGTTACTGGACTACCAAAGGAGGCTTCAGTCGGTACCAAGAGATTTTCTGACTTTGATCTTGCTGGCAATGCATTTGTCGTTACAGGAGGTGCTCgaggcttgggcttggcccTTGCAGAAGCACTTGTTGAGGCAGGCGGCAAAG TTTACTGCCTTGATCGATTACCAGAGCCTGATcaagaatggcaaagagctCAGCAGCGCGTCGTTCCTGAATGGGGCGGCACGTTGGAGTATAAACAACTGGATGTGAACAACACGGCTGAACTCAACAGACTCATGGAAGAGATTGCTTCTGAGAATGGAGGGATACAAGGcgtcattgctgctgccggtaTACAGCAGCTTACCCCTGCCATAGACTACACGGCAGAAGACGTAAACAAAATGATACAAACCAACTATACAGCGGCATTTATGACGGCTCaggcagcagccagaatGATGCTGAAGTATAAAAGCCGCGGGAGCATCTGCTTGGTGGCCAGCATGTCTGGTTCCGTGGCAAACAAGGGCCTTTTTTCATCGGCATATAACTCCTCGAAGGCAGCGCTGATACAGTTGGCACGAAATCTTGCCATGGAATGGAGCTCCGTCAAAGCGAACGGCGAGGGCGGTATCCGCGTCAACTGCTTGAGCCCGGGACACATCGTTACGCCAATGGTTCTTAAGAATTTTGAAGAGGTGCCGGGCTTGAGAGAGACATGGAGTCAAGAGAACATGATGGGGCGGCTGGCGGAAACGAGCGAGTTTAAGGGTGCTGGATTGTTCCTCATGAGCAATGCCAGCACGTTTATGACTGGGAGCAACCTGGTTATCGACGGTGGGCATACAGCCTGGTGA
- a CDS encoding PUL domain-containing protein has product MAEFKLSAQLLGHEADVRAVSFPSPEFALSASRDCTVRIWRRTQTTPPAFDGSLVSRGSEYVNTVAFFPPNQEHQNGLVVSGGKDTIIEVKSPSLSAADNAERLLIGHAHNVCTLDVSPKGTYLVSGGWDGQARVWNLSKWETEHMLSGHEGMAVWSVVAFDETTVVTGCADKSIRVFDLKQSRGGDVMPAATIYTPDVVRALCKVPKGHPSGADIASASNDGTLRLWKLNGQQVGELHGHESFVYSLASLPSGELVSSGEDRTVRVWKGTECIQTITHPAISVWTVAVNPETGDIISGASDGVARIFTRRSEAVADEATLKEFQDSVKASAIPQQQLGGINKEKLPGPEFLTSKAGTKEGQVQMIKESNGNITAHTWSMAQQQWINVGTVVDAVGSTGKKVEYNGQSYDYVFDVDIEDGKPALKLPYNLSENPYERATKFLNDNELPLSYLDNVANFITENTKGATLGKSERSTGPDPYGTESRYRPGEESQSQTPKVLPQREYLNISAAKYEAILNKISNVNKTMVSSGRKDVALNPGEEATLQSSKEALDSSKAITTPTLNVILKIVTEWPYADRLAGLDLLRCVARYPIAAQFKGPQDLTLLDIAVASSIPDDFPPNENAAMMGARTIANLFSSADGRSLASSKADKAISFLERVTGIKGGEPIGKFNRNVLVALTTVAVNYSVLVNKEKLLNPEQRRRLVTVLGTILKDQTDSEVLYRALVALGTILSTSKGEAKSLGVAAWVEGAASKSSEERIKGVANECLKVIPR; this is encoded by the exons ATGGCCGAATTCAAGCTCTCAgcgcagcttcttggccacgaAGCCGAC GTGCGCGCCGTTAGCTTCCCTTCTCCCGAATTCGCCCTTTCGGCATCAAGAGACTGTACCGTCCGGATATGGCGCCGAACACAGACCACGCCTCCAGCCTTTGATGGCTCGCTCGTCAGCCGCGGCTCCGAGTACGTCAACACTGTGGCCTTCTTTCCGCCAAACCAAGAGCATCAGAACGGTCTCGTCGTCTCGGGAGGCAAAGATACCATCATCGAGGTCAAGTCGCCGAGCTTATCAGCAGCTGATAATGCCGAGCGCCTTCTCATTGGACATGCACACAATGTGTGTACCCTCGATGTCTCTCCTAAAGGGACGTACCTTGTCTCTGGAGGATGGGACGGCCAGGCTCGAGTTTGGAACCTGAGCAAGTGGGAGACTGAGCACATGCTGAGTGGCCACGAGGGCATGGCCGTTTGGAGTGTCGTTGCCTTTGATGAGACAACAGTGGTGACGGGATGCGCTGACAAAAGCATCCGAGTGTTTGATCTGAAGCAGTCAAGGGGCGGCGACGTTATGCCAGCAGCCACCATCTACACCCCCGATGTTGTCCGAGCGTTGTGCAAGGTTCCTAAGGGCCACCCCAGCGGTGCCGATATCGCCAGTGCAAGCAACGATGGTACCCTGCGGTTGTGGAAGCTGAACGGTCAGCAGGTCGGTGAGCTCCATGGGCATGAAAGCTTCGTGTATAGCCTAGCAAGTTTGCCATCCGGTGAACTCGTCAGCTCTGGAGAGGATCGAACTGTCAGGGTATGGAAGGGAACCGAATGCATCCAGACCATCACGCACCCAGCCATATCTGTGTGGACAGTTGCTGTCAACCCAGAGACGGGAGACATTATTTCGGGAGCCAGTGATGGCGTTGCGCGCATCTTCACTCGGCGATCAGAGGCTGTAGCCGATGAAGCCACTCTCAAAGAATTCCAAGACTCAGTCAAAGCCTCGGCTATCCCTCAGCAACAGCTCGgtggcatcaacaaggaaAAGCTGCCTGGTCCAGAGTTTCTGACGTCCAAGGCAGGCACCAAAGAGGGCCAAGTCCAGATGATCAAGgagagcaacggcaacatcaCTGCTCACACGTGGTCCATGGCCCAGCAGCAATGGATCAACGTTGGTACGGTAGTGGATGCCGTTGGCAGCACGGGCAAGAAGGTTGAATACAACGGGCAATCTTACGACTATGTCTTTGACGTCGATATTGAGGACGGAAAGCCTGCGCTCAAGCTCCCCTATAATCTCTCCGAGAATCCTTACGAGAGAGCGACCAAATTCCTCAACGATAACGAACTGCCTCTGTCCTACCTAGATAATGTGGCCAATTTCATCACCGAAAACACCAAGGGTGCCACTCTCGGAAAGTCTGAACGCTCCACAGGACCCGATCCATACGGCACCGAGTCACGATATCGCCCTGGAGAAGAATCTCAGTCTCAAACGCCAAAGGTGCTACCACAGAGGGAATATCTCAATATTTCTGCCGCAAAATACGAAG CAATCCTAAACAAAATTTCCAATGTCAACAAGACCATGGTGTCGTCTGGGCGAAAAGATGTGGCTCTCAATCCAGGAGAAGAGGCCACTCTGCAGTCATCAAAGGAAGCTCTAGATTCTTCAAAGGCTATTACAACCCCAACTCTCAACGTAATCCTCAAGATTGTCACCGAGTGGCCCTATGCTGATCGATTGGCCGGCCTTGATTTGCTTCGCTGTGTGGCTAGATACCCTATAGCCGCGCAATTCAAGGGTCCTCAGGACCTGACCCTCTTGGACATCGCCGTCGCATCGTCGATTCCAGACGACTTTCCCCCCAATGAGAATGCCGCCATGATGGGTGCCCGTACGATTGCCAACCTATTCAGCTCTGCTGACGGACGAAGCCTTGCTAGCTCTAAAGCAGACAAGGCCATTTCGTTTTTGGAACGTGTCACGGGCATCAAGGGCGGAGAGCCAATTGGCAAGTTCAACCGCAATGTGTTGGTCGCTTTGACAACAGTGGCAGTCAACTACTCTGTCCTTGtcaacaaggagaagctgctgaatcCTGAACAACGACGCCGGCTGGTCACTGTGCTGGGCACTATCCTCAAGGACCAGACCGATTCAGAGGTTCTCTATCGTGCACTGGTCGCTCTCGGCACTATCCTCTCAACGTCCAAAGGCGAAGCCAAGAGCTTGGGAGTAGCGGCATGGGTAGaaggagcagcaagcaagagTTCGGAAGAGCGGATCAAGGGAGTTGCGAACGAGTGCTTGAAGGTAATCCCGCGATAG